From one Suricata suricatta isolate VVHF042 chromosome 8, meerkat_22Aug2017_6uvM2_HiC, whole genome shotgun sequence genomic stretch:
- the PRDM2 gene encoding PR domain zinc finger protein 2 isoform X5, which translates to MCIDATDPEKGNWLRYVNWACSGEEQNLFPLEINRAIYYKTLKPIAPGEELLVWYNGEDNPEIAAAIEEERASARSKRSSPKSRKGKKKSQESKNKANKAEDIPLKTSEPDSASATMRDSAEGPKEEDEKPSASAAEQTAVLQDVVRQDVLPELVSSTAYEPHAEPDEKPGPENCEVNDLEEEEDEEEDEDDELEEEGEEEADAPNESSGKEPEIRCDEKPEDLLEEPKHVSRETPEGSPGVTPVSRTPRTKEEANGDLFETFMFPCQHCERKFTTKQGLERHMHIHISTVNHAFKCKYCGKAFGTQINRRRHERRHEAGLKRKPSLTLPPSEDPAQGRAPADGLAPKDDPTPPSVGQDSLLLRSEKAPRENVSPSVAEENGDVKELHPCEYCKKVFGTHTNMRRHQRRVHERHLIPKGVRRKGGLLEEPHPPAEQAPPAPSVYVPSTEPEEDGEADDVYIMDISSNISENLNFYIDGKIQTSSSTSNCDVIEMESGSADLYGINCLLTPVTVEITQSVKAPQAPVTDDLPKEPSSSTNSESKKRRTASPPALPKIKAETESEPSVPSCSLLPLSISTSEAVSFHKEKSVYLSSKLKQLLQTQDKLTPPAGISATEIPKLGPVCVSAPASMLPVTSSRFKRRTSSPPSSPQHSPALRDFGKQSDGKAAWTDAVLGSKKPKLESHSNSPVWSLSGREERETVSPPGFEDYKGSKEWVAAPAFSNVCNQQPLDLSSGVKQKAEGTGKAPVQWESVLDLSVHKKPCSDSEGKEPKENHLGQAACSTAKRKKPTTCMLQKVLLNEYNGVDLPVENTADVAQSPSPCQALDPPPDPGLGPDAGFSAPVVESPPDGPPSSPGPQTASLSAGQLPPLLTPTHPSSPPACPPVLTVATPPPPLLPTVPPPAPSSGASPHPCPSPLLNATLQSPLPILSPTVSPSPSPIPSVEPLTSAASPGPPTLSSSSSSSSSSSFSSSSSSSSPSPPPLSAVSSVVSSGDNLEASLPMITFKQEELENEDLKPREEPPSAADQEIVQETFNKNFVCNVCESPFLSIKDLTKHLSVHAEEWPFKCEFCVQLFKAKTDLSEHRFLLHGVGNIFVCSVCKKEFAFLCNLQQHQRDLHPDKVCTHHEFESGTLRPQNFTDPSKAHIEHMQSLPEDPLETSKEEEELNDSSEELYTTIKIMASGIKTKDPDVRLGLNQHYPSFKPPPFQYHHRNPMGIGVTATNFTTHNIPQTFTTAIRCTKCGKGVDNMPELHKHILACASASDKKRYTPKKNPVPLKQTVQPKNGVVVFDGSGKSAFRRMGQPKRLNFSVELSKMSSNKLKLNALKKKNQLVQKAILQKNKSAKQKADLKPASGCSSHVCPYCHREFTYIGSLNKHAAFSCPKKPLSPSKKKAAHSSKKGGHPPPASGDKNSGHRRRTADAEIKMQSVQAPLGRTRARSSGPAPVPLPSSAFRSKQNVRFTASVKSRKPSSSLRNSSPIRMAKITHVEGKKPKAVAKNHSAQLASKTSRSLHVRVQKSKAVLQSKSALASKKRTDRFNVKSRERSGGPVTRSLQLAAAAEPGDSRREDGGGKQELKDFSYSLRLASRCPPPAAPYITRQCRNVKAAAATQFQGPLCKD; encoded by the exons ggaagaaaaaatcccaggaaagtaaaaacaaagcaaacaaagctGAAGACATACCTCTGAAGACAAGCGAGCCAGATTCTGCTTCTGCAACTATGAGAGATTCTGCAGAAG GTCCCAAAGAAGAGGACGAGAAGCCTTCAGCCTCCGCAGCCGAGCAGACGGCCGTTCTTCAGGACGTGGTTCGTCAGGATGTGCTTCCAGAACTCGTCTCCTCCACGGCCTACGAGCCACACGCAGAACCAGATGAGAAGCCAGGACCCGAGAACTGTGAGGTGAACgatttggaggaagaggaggatgaggaggaagatgaagatgatgagctagaagaagagggggaggaagaagctGACGCGCCAAACGAAAGTTCTGGGAAAGAGCCAGAAATCCGATGCGATGAGAAGCCCGAAGATTTATTAGAGGAACCAAAACATGTTTCAAGAGAGACTCCTGAAGGCTCGCCAGGGGTCACACCTGTCAGCAGAACTCCCAGAACGAAAGAGGAGGCCAACGGTGATCTGTTTGAAACGTTTATGTTTCCGTGTCAGCACTGCGAAAGGAAGTTTACCACCAAGCAGGGGCTCGAGCGCCACATGCACATCCACATATCCACGGTCAATCACGCCTTCAAGTGCAAGTACTGCGGGAAAGCGTTCGGCACGCAGATCAACCGGAGGCGGCACGAGCGGCGCCACGAGGCGGGGCTGAAGCGGAAGCCCAGCCTCACGCTCCCGCCGTCGGAAGACCCTGCCCAGGGCAGAGCGCCTGCAGACGGCCTTGCTCCAAAAGACGACCCGACTCCTCCCAGTGTGGGGCAGGACTCTCTGCTCCTGCGGTCGGAGAAGGCGCCCCGAGAAAACGTCAGTCCATCCGTTGCTGAGGAGAACGGGGACGTTAAGGAGCTTCATCCGTGCGAGTACTGCAAGAAGGTTTTCGGGACGCACACGAACATGAGACGGCACCAGCGCCGAGTGCACGAGCGCCACCTGATCCCCAAGGGCGTGCGGCGGAAAGGGGGCCTCCTGGAGGAGCCGCACCCTCCCGCAGAGCAGGCCCCGCCCGCCCCGAGCGTCTAcgtgcccagcacggagcccgaggAGGACGGGGAGGCCGACGACGTGTACATCATGGACATCTCCAGCAACATCTCCGAGAACCTGAACTTCTACATCGACGGCAAAATTCAGACCAGCAGCAGCACGAGTAACTGTGATGTGATTGAGATGGAGTCCGGGTCGGCCGACTTGTACGGTATCAATTGTCTGCTTACTCCGGTCACGGTGGAGATCACGCAGAGCGTAAAGGCGCCACAGGCCCCCGTAACCGACGATCTTCCTAAAGAGCCTTCCAGCAGCACAAACAGTGAGTCCAAGAAGCGGAGAACAGCGAGTCCTCCCGCGCTCCCTAAAATCAAAGCCGAGACGGAGTCTGAGCCCTCGGTGCCCTCGTGTTCCTTACTGCCTCTGAGCATATCCACTTCGGAGGCCGTGTCTTTCCACAAAGAGAAGAGTGTGTACCTGTCCTCAAAGCTCAAACAGCTGCTTCAAACCCAGGACAAGCTCACTCCTCCCGCGGGCATCTCGGCGACAGAAATACCCAAGTTAGGTCCTGTGTGCGTGTCTGCTCCTGCGTCGATGCTGCCCGTGACCTCGAGTAGGTTTAAGCGGCGGACCAGCTCTCCCCCCAGTTCCCCCCAACACAGTCCTGCTCTCCGAGACTTTGGAAAGCAAAGCGATGGCAAAGCGGCGTGGACCGATGCCGTTCTGGGTTCCAAAAAACCCAAATTAGAAAGTCACAGCAACTCACCAGTGTGGAGTCTGTCTGGGAGAGAGGAGCGGGAAACGGTGAGCCCACCGGGCTTCGAGGACTATAAGGGGTCTAAGGAGTGGGTGGCCGCGCCTGCTTTCAGCAACGTGTGCAACCAGCAGCCGCTGGATTTATCCAGCGGCGTTAAGCAGAAGGCCGAGGGCACAGGCAAGGCCCCCGTCCAGTGGGAGTCTGTGTTAGATCTCAGTGTGCATAAGAAGCCTTGTAGTGACTCCGAAGGCAAGGAGCCGAAGGAGAACCATCTGGGGCAGGCAGCCTGCAGCACCGCCAAGAGAAAGAAGCCCACCACCTGCATGCTGCAGAAGGTTCTTCTCAACGAGTACAATGGTGTTGATTTACCTGTGGAGAACACCGCAGATGTGGCGCAGAGCCCGAGTCCTTGTCAGGCCCTGGATCCCCCTCCGGACCCTGGCCTTGGCCCTGATGCTGGCTTCTCGGCCCCTGTGGTGGAGTCCCCACCTGATGGCCCACCTTCCTCACCTGGCCCACAGACAGCTTCTCTCTCCGCCGGGCAGCTGCCTCCACTCTTGACTCCGACGCATCCCTCTTCCCCCCCAGCCTGTCCTCCTGTGTTGACTGTTGCCACGCCACCCCCGCCGCTCCTTCCTActgtccctcctccagccccctcttCCGGGGCATCTCCCCATCCGTGTCCCTCTCCGCTCTTGAATGCTACCCTGCAGTCACCACTTCCCATTCTGTCCCCTACAGTGTCTCCCTCACCATCTCCCATCCCTTCCGTGGAGCCGCTCACGTCTGCTGCTTCGCCTGGACCCCCGACCCTTTCCTCGTCTTCCTCGTCCTCTTCCTCGTCTTCattctcctcctcatcctcctcctcttccccctcgcCACCACCGCTCTCGGCAGTATCATCCGTTGTTTCCTCGGGGGATAATCTGGAAGCTTCCCTCCCCATGATAACTTTCAAGCAGGAGGAACTAGAGAATGAAGATCTGAAGCCCAGGGAGGAGCCCCCGTCTGCGGCTGACCAGGAGATTGTTCAGGAAACGTTCAACAAAAACTTTGTCTGCAATGTCTGTGAATcaccttttctttccattaaagaTCTGACCAAACATTTGTCTGTCCACGCGGAAGAATGGCCCTTCAAATGTGAATTTTGCGTGCAGCTCTTTAAGGCTAAAACTGATCTGTCAGAACATCGCTTTTTGCTTCATGGAGTGGGGAATATCTTTGTGTGTTCAGTTTGTAAAAAAGAGTTTGCTTTTTTGTGCAATTTGCAGCAGCACCAGCGAGATCTCCACCCGGATAAGGTGTGCACACACCATGAGTTTGAGAGCGGCACGCTGAGGCCCCAGAACTTCACAGACCCCAGCAAGGCCCACATAGAGCATATGCAGAGCTTGCCGGAAGACCCTCTGGAAACCtcgaaagaggaagaagaattaaACGATTCCTCCGAAGAGCTCTACACAACCATAAAAATAATGGCTTCTGGAATAAAGACAAAAGACCCAGACGTTCGACTGGGTCTCAATCAGCATTACCCAAGCTTTAAACCGCCTCCATTTCAGTACCATCACCGGAACCCCATGGGGATCGGCGTGACGGCCACGAATTTCACCACGCACAACATCCCGCAGACTTTCACCACTGCCATTCGCTGCACCAAGTGTGGAAAGGGCGTTGACAACATGCCGGAGTTACACAAACACATCCTGGCGTGCGCCTCTGCTAGTGACAAGAAGAGGTACACCCCCAAGAAAAACCCCGTCCCCTTGAAGCAGACTGTACAGCCCAAGAACGGCGTGGTGGTTTTCGATGGCTCGGGGAAGAGCGCCTTCCGGCGGATGGGGCAGCCCAAGAGACTGAACTTCAGTGTCGAGCTCAGCAAGATGTCCTCGAACAAGCTCAAGCTAAAcgcactgaagaaaaaaaaccagcttGTCCAGAAAGCAATCCTGCAAAAAAACAAATCTGCGAAGCAGAAGGCCGACCTGAAGCCCGCCTCGGGGTGCTCCTCGCACGTCTGCCCGTACTGTCACAGGGAGTTCACGTACATCGGGAGCCTGAACAAGCACGCCGCTTTCAGCTGCCCCAAAAAACCGCTctctccttccaaaaaaaaagCTGCCCATTCATCCAAGAAAGGCGGACACCCACCACCTGCAAGTGGTGACAAAAACAGCGGCCACCGCAGGCGGACCGCCGACGCCGAGATCAAGATGCAGAGCGTGCAGGCTCCCCTGGGCAGGACCAGGGCGCGCAGCTCCGGCCCGGCCCCCGTCCCGCTGCCCTCCTCAGCCTTCAGGTCCAAGCAGAATGTCAGGTTCACGGCTTCGGTGAAGTCCAGAAAGCCAAGCTCCTCCTTAAGGAACTCGAGCCCGATACGGATGGCCAAAATAACCCAcgtagaggggaaaaaacccaaagccGTGGCCAAGAATCACTCTGCTCAGCTCGCCAGCAAGACGTCCCGGAGCCTGCATGTGAGGGTCCAGAAAAGCAAGGCCGTCTTACAGAGCAAATCCGCTCTGGCCAGTAAGAAAAGAACAGACCGGTTCAATGTAAAATCTAGAGAACGGAGTGGGGGGCCGGTCACCCGGAGCCTCCAGCTGGCAGCTGCTGCCGAGCCGGGCGACAGCAGGCGGGAGGATGGTGGCGGCAAGCAGGAGCTGAAGGACTTCAG